DNA from Streptomyces sp. Edi4:
GAGCGGGCCGCGGGTGCCGACGTGGGACAGCGCCTCGGTGTCGAGGATGCCCTCCTCGACGGCGCGCCGGAAGGGGGTGCCGTGGGTGTACTCGGCGCCGAAGTAGGTGTCCCACGTGTCCAGGTGCGCGTCGAAGTGGAGCAGCGCGACCGGGCCGTGCTTCTTGGCGACCGAGCGCAGCAGCGGCAGCGCGATGGTGTGGTCGCCGCCGAGCGTCATGAGGCGGGCGCCGGTGGAGAGCAGGTCGTCCGCGGCCGCCTCGATCGTGTCGACGGCCTCATTGATGTTGAACGGGTTGGCCGCGATGTCACCGGCGTCGGCGACCTGGGCGAGCGCGAAGGGCGAGGCGTCCTGGGCGGGGTTGTAGGGGCGCAGCAGACGCGAGGCCTCGCGGATGGCGTTGCCGCCGAAGCGGGCGCCGGGGCGGTAGGAGACGCCGGAGTCGAAGGGCACGCCGACCACGGCGACGTCGGCCGTGCCGACCTCGTCGAGGCGGGGCAGCCGGGCGAAGGTCGCGGGACCGGCGTACCGCGGGATGCGGGACGAGTCGATCGGACCGCGCGGCGTTTCGTTGCTGCTCATGTGAACTGCCCTTCTTTTTCAGCGTGTTGAGGCGGCCCGGGGCCGGGGGTGCGCCGGTGGGGCGCACCCAGGGGGGTGCGTCGGTGGCGCGGGTCCGGCCGGGACCGGCGGCGCGCGGGGCCTGTCCGCGCCCCCGGGTGCGCCCCCGGATGCGCCGCGTGGGCGGCGCTCGCCGCCTCCGCATGACCTTAGGTGGCCGGGCGGCCCCACTGAAGTGTACGTTTCCTCCACTTCTGACGCCGCCGATGGATGGATCGTCCACCATGCCGGAACCGACCGCACCGACCGCCCCGCCCACGCCGCCCATCGCCCTCGCCGCGCTGCTCGCCCGGACCGATCTGGGCCTGCGGCAGCTCGCGGGGCCACCGGACGCGTCCATCCGTTGGGTGCACGCCTCGGAGATGGCCGACCCGTACCCGTATCTGCTCGGCGGGGAGCTTCTGATGACGGCCGGCATCCAGCTGGGCGACCCCGAGGCGTACGTGTCCCGGGTCGTCGCGGCCGGGGCGGCGGCGCTGGGTTTCGGGGTGGCGCCGGTGTACGAGGAGGTGCCGCCCGCGCTGGTGGCGGCCTGCGCGCGGCACGGGCTTCCCCTGCTTGAGGTGCCGCCCCGTACGACGTTCTCCCGGGTGGCGCGGGCGGTGTGGCTCCTGATGGCCCGGGCCCGCGAGGACGAGCTGCGCCGCGTGAACGAGGCCCAGCGCGCGCTCGCGGCGGCGGCGTCGCGCTCCGCGCCGGTGGGGGCGGAGCGCTCCGCGCCGGTGGGGGCGGTGTTGCGGGTGCTGGCGGGGCGGCTCGGGGGGTGGGCGGCGCTCATGACCCCGGCGGGGTCGGTGGTCGAGTCGGCGGGGGCTGCCCCGTCGGCCCCGGTAGGGGAGGCGCTGGGGGCGCTGGTGCGGGTGGTGTCGCCTTCGG
Protein-coding regions in this window:
- the speB gene encoding agmatinase, with the translated sequence MSSNETPRGPIDSSRIPRYAGPATFARLPRLDEVGTADVAVVGVPFDSGVSYRPGARFGGNAIREASRLLRPYNPAQDASPFALAQVADAGDIAANPFNINEAVDTIEAAADDLLSTGARLMTLGGDHTIALPLLRSVAKKHGPVALLHFDAHLDTWDTYFGAEYTHGTPFRRAVEEGILDTEALSHVGTRGPLYGKQDLTDDEKMGFGIVTSADVYRRGADEVADQLRQRIGDRPLYISIDIDCLDPAHAPGTGTPEAGGMTSRELLEILRGLTSCNLVSADVVEVAPAYDHAEITSVAASHTAYELTTIMSRQIAAGRA